A window from Plasmodium cynomolgi strain B DNA, chromosome 7, whole genome shotgun sequence encodes these proteins:
- a CDS encoding hypothetical protein (putative) codes for MADNPNEVEFCSRVIKWQGKNDECKNNQRNERSPKVWLDYYNDVVRDDLKDIQANTLFNVKRDMLTKKIYPKNKNSALLLHNPFDFNLKKTHHENEGKSHSGVRTAHSSEGTKRKKNFFFEDFVWNNELKRYVKLERVDGGEQRKHGKQSGNPRQGANCGNSTRRSNSCVGLDNRSGAINHQRRSGTSQATYTRLSGARGLETCQRKNGSVAIPAPPVEAPSVRGGVYPGGPHNEYPSEYPTANPNGHPNGHLNGHLNGHLNGHLNGHLNGHLNGHPNGYPNGYPNERHGADPSAHRSVYNSAGLNSYTSACPNEHHSAHHSAHHSAHHSAHHSAHHSAHHSAHHRADPSAFLAAYQRGYYSTEPSMYTSSNYSGAVVTYPNAPTTDVAHQIEENLKTMIVEKSQALKNDTMRSNHGENILMVQDEKTGRVKIVANKRIEIGQVIFIEECVLETSIQLEHLWDTFNSLDKEQRRKLDKICEYMNWGRENRSGAHTHAGVPAEVAVAVAEEEELPNPGGIMTDGDAHTTGQGGGNQPRVISYCRNGENTHEKSTRRMGHRTRTGSNIQDNGEEKNEWKICTRFN; via the coding sequence ATGGCAGACAACCCAAACGAAGTAGAATTTTGCTCCCGTGTGATCAAATGGCAAGGAAAAAACGATGAATGCAAGAACAACCAGCGGAATGAAAGGAGCCCCAAAGTCTGGCTCGACTATTACAATGACGTAGTGAGAGATGATCTCAAGGACATACAAGCCAATACACTATTTAACGTGAAAAGAGACATgcttacgaaaaaaatatatcccaaGAATAAGAATTCCGCTTTATTGCTACATAATCCTTTCGactttaatttgaaaaaaactcATCACGAAAATGAAGGGAAGAGCCATTCGGGTGTGAGAACTGCCCACTCCAGTGAGGGCACAAaacggaagaaaaatttttttttcgaagatTTTGTTTGGAATAACGAATTGAAGAGGTATGTAAAGTTGGAACGGGTAGATGGGGGAGAACAAAGGAAGCATGGTAAGCAGAGCGGAAACCCTAGGCAAGGCGCCAACTGTGGAAACAGCACCCGGAGAAGCAATTCTTGTGTGGGATTGGACAACCGCTCAGGGGCCATCAATCACcaaagaagaagcggaacCTCCCAGGCGACGTACACTCGTTTAAGCGGTGCGCGGGGGTTAGAAACGTGCCAGCGGAAGAATGGGTCCGTAGCAATCCCAGCGCCCCCCGTCGAAGCGCCAAGTGTGCGAGGGGGCGTCTACCCGGGGGGTCCCCACAACGAGTACCCCAGTGAGTATCCCACCGCTAACCCGAACGGTCACCCGAACGGTCACCTGAACGGTCATCTGAACGGTCACCTGAACGGTCATCTGAACGGTCATCTGAACGGTCACCTGAACGGTCACCCGAACGGTTACCCGAACGGTTACCCAAACGAAAGACACGGGGCTGACCCAAGCGCTCACCGGAGCGTATACAATAGTGCTGGCCTCAATTCCTACACAAGTGCTTGCCCAAACGAACACCATAGTGCCCACCACAGTGCTCACCACAGTGCCCACCACAGTGCTCACCACAGTGCTCACCATAGTGCTCACCACAGTGCTCACCATAGAGCTGACCCTAGTGCGTTTCTCGCTGCTTACCAAAGAGGATACTACAGCACTGAGCCCAGCATGTACACAAGCTCAAACTACAGTGGTGCAGTCGTTACCTACCCCAACGCGCCTACAACCGACGTGGCGCATCAAATCGAAGAAAACCTGAAAACCATGATCGTGGAAAAATCGCAGGCCCTCAAGAACGACACGATGAGAAGCAATCATGGAGAGAATATCCTGATGGTCCAGGACGAGAAAACCGGGAGGGTGAAAATTGTGGCCAACAAAAGAATCGAAATAGGTCAAGTCATTTTTATAGAGGAGTGCGTCCTGGAGACATCCATCCAGCTGGAGCATTTATGGGACACGTTCAATTCGTTAGACAAGGAGCAAAGAAGAAAGTTGGATAAAATTTGCGAGTATATGAATTGGGGGCGGGAGAATAGGAGCggggcacacacacacgcaggGGTGCCGGCAGAGGTAGCAGTAGCGGtagcggaggaagaagaactaCCGAATCCGGGGGGCATAATGACAGACGGTGATGCACATACCACAGGACAGGGGGGTGGAAACCAACCGCGTGTCATTTCCTACTgccgaaatggagaaaatacaCACGAAAAAAGCACAAGACGCATGGGACATAGAACCCGCACAGGAAGTAACATCCAGGacaatggggaagaaaaaaacgaatggaaAATTTGTACACGATTTAATTAA
- a CDS encoding hypothetical protein (putative), producing the protein MSESELQQLQVLCEAIGNKEEQNQAHTILLPLVNNVGNVSKLKNILGNTSHVHTLIFTTSGLLQLITNEWNKIEQNEKDELKEFVLSYLYNKGVDILNLSSNVLGNLVRLYVRIVKLSWLENTNYSLIIKQVDYFLNSVTSHWIIGLYIYAALIEDMHPQCGVNSAKNRRCAISFRDYVLKDIFKVGIETLEEFVKGSIRIELRMDENRLLIKILELIYNSLSFDFMGTMINDESSDENVSLMIPQSWDIFNEKNIPKLFFDMYEICMSDEDDLRNCCGKYCLRSLILLGGLRKTFFSSEKQKTHYMNEFLGGLNNIIEKKIGLHDEDCFHELCRLIGKIDTSVRLQELSTYPNFLSWCHNIYLFTIDGMKNWKYLCNSKHYLLGIWSNMLNIIPAKVIKEINSRTDENELLKDVLSNKNIFLKKNPISNSFSSHDIDNKFLIICDYIYDISMIFINTRLELAKYICEKGDNCEMENPLYNDVLRSEQLELISNLSKLQYHFIGAKLLSIFYELKHNHENNLISKTVFIEQTTWLVFIIASIISSSAVTNMKSASYDNFKINSELCFLVFSLMEQTNKSAEVFEYLEFAYLNCLELFKKIYISGKKNNNFLKEMKSVAMRITSPSNGVGPNGGTGGSSVNPPGGDHSLQMSSMITPDGGSSNGLTFPSGSAANNVTSTMMNNNMNNFSTPSLITNHDDEENNDPLIDLIVSKILFNLNNRTDYEQIVKRSLDLFHDLVSGMNIVCLEDKTPKLIVFARMLLKNEKVLNLLHNRNSKFLKIAKYYKYRTNYYLILTKLLFMEQNLVSSSFEKYILPINNLLECIKREISLNGKDIILKNNEIKLSFIGVLRDLRGICMACNNVETYNMFFNFFINSYPLEDNQMNILTSLVDVIWDSYDMCIPFLKFMCEFVYNKSQRITFPKSSPNGILLFKVVSNILIIISNNLLQKEKFMDLYKEKYKIISLLLNMFNNCLNGDFVNFAIFDLYNDDILNNSLNLALNMCLVIPTNDLLSYIKHLKPYFSFLDLVTKNFFQRILNLEFQLIADIIHNVKEGLCSFDYTVSMTCCSILDNIVTYIFTNRKSSNEQGQIIKNFLESQPQALKEVLNLMFHLILGGDFGSTWSMSQPLLGLILLDAQGYFKIQEQLISQQSEEKKQKLRHSFCKLMDHIESNLAPNNRENFTRNLYTFAQEIRNILI; encoded by the exons ATGAGCGAGTCGGAGTTGCAGCAACTGCAGGTCCTTTGCGAGGCTAT CGGAAATAAGGAAGAACAGAATCAAGCGCACACGATACTGTTACCCCTAGTGAACAATGTAGGGAACGTAagcaaattgaaaaatattttaggaAACACGAGCCATGTGCACACGTTAATTTTCACGACGTCTGGGTTGCTTCAGTTAATCACAAACGAGTGGAACAAGATCGAACAGAACGAGAAGGATGAGTTGAAAGAATTCGTACTGTCCTACTTGTACAACAAAGGAGtggatattttaaatttatcatcCAACGTGTTAGGAAATTTAGTCAGGTTATATGTACGCATAGTAAAACTGTCATGGTTGGAAAATACGAATTATTCACTGATAATAAAGCAAGTAGATTACTTCCTAAATTCAGTAACGAGTCATTGGATAATCGGACTGTACATCTACGCAGCACTGATAGAAGATATGCACCCCCAATGTGGAGTCAATTCCGCAAAAAACAGGAGGTGTGCAATCTCGTTTAGAGACTACGTACTGAAGGACATATTCAAAGTGGGGATAGAAACGCTTGAAGAGTTTGTAAAGGGAAGCATACGGATAGAATTAAGAATGGACGAAAATAGGTTactaattaaaatattagaaTTAATATACAACAGTTTGTCCTTCGATTTTATGGGTACAATGATAAATGACGAAAGTTCTGATGAAAATGTATCCCTAATGATACCCCAATCATGGGATATATTTAACGAGAAAAATATTccgaaattatttttcgacATGTATGAAATTTGTATGTCTGATGAGGACGACTTGCGCAATTGTTGTGGAAAATATTGCTTGCGATCGTTAATACTTCTTGGGGGATTGaggaaaacttttttttcgagtgAAAAACAGAAGACACACTATATGAATGAATTTTTGGGAGGACTTAATAacattattgaaaaaaaaattggactCCATGATGAGGATTGCTTCCATGAGTTGTGTAGACTGATAGGCAAAATTGATACGAGCGTTCGGTTGCAAGAATTGAGTACTTACCCAAACTTCCTCTCCTGGTGtcataacatatatttatttactattGACGGAATGAAGAATTGGAAGTACCTCTGCAATAGTAAGCATTACCTGCTGGGAATTTGGAGCAACatgttaaatataattcCAGCCAAAgtgataaaagaaattaatagCCGCACGGATGAAAACGAACTGCTGAAAGATGTActtagtaataaaaatattttcttaaaaaaaaatccaataTCGAACAGCTTCAGTTCGCATGACATTGACAATAAATTCCTCATTATTTGTGATTACATATACGACATTAGCATGATTTTTATTAACACCCGATTGGAGCTAGCCAAGTACATCtgcgaaaaaggggacaacTGCGAAATGGAAAACCCCTTGTATAATGATGTCCTGCGGAGTGAACAGTTGGAGCTTATTTCGAATTTGTCTAAATTGCAGTACCATTTTATTGGAGCTAAATTGCtgtctattttttatgaactgAAACATAACCacgaaaataatttgattaGCAAAACGGTGTTTATTGAACAAACCACATGGTTGGTTTTCATCATCGCCTCTATCATATCGAGTAGCGCTGTGACCAACATGAAAAGCGCTTCGTATGACAATTTTAAGATAAATTCGGAACTCTGCTTTCTCGTTTTCTCCCTCATGGAACAGACCAACAAGTCGGCCGAAGTTTTTGAGTACCTCGAATTTGCCTATCTAAATTGTTTGgagctttttaaaaagatctACAtcagtgggaagaaaaataataactttCTCAAGGAGATGAAATCCGTCGCGATGCGAATTACGTCTCCCTCGAATGGGGTTGGACCTAATGGGGGGACAGGGGGGAGTAGCGTCAATCCTCCTGGAGGAGATCACTCACTACAAATGTCAAGCATGATAACGCCTGatgggggaagcagcaacgGGTTGACCTTTCCCTCAGGAAGTGCAGCAAATAATGTCACGTCAACCATGATGAATAATAACatgaacaatttttccaCTCCATCGTTAATTACAAATCACGATGACGAAGAAAATAACGATCCCCTCATAGATCTAATCGTTAGTAAAATCCTATTTAACTTGAATAACAGAACCGATTACGAGCAAATTGTAAAGAGAAGTCTGGACTTATTTCACGACCTGGTGTCCGGTATGAACATCGTATGCTTGGAGGATAAAACACCCAAACTCATAGTCTTCGCGAGGATGCtattgaaaaatgaaaaggtgtTAAACTTACTACATAATCGAAATAGTAAATTTTTGAAGATAGCAAAATATTATAAGTACAGAACGAACTATTACTTAATATTGACGAAGCTCCTGTTCATGGAGCAGAATCTCGTTTCATCATCCttcgaaaaatatatcctaCCAATAAACAACCTGCTGGAATGCATCAAAAGAGAAATAAGCCTAAATGGGAAAGatatcattttgaaaaataacgaaataaaGTTGTCCTTTATAGGGGTACTCAGAGATTTGAGAGGAATCTGTATGGCTTGCAACAATGTAGAGAcatataatatgttttttaatttcttcatcaaTAGCTACCCTTTGGAAGATAACCAAATGAATATCCTCACCTCCTTGGTAGATGTCATATGGGACAGCTACGACATGTGCATTCCTTTCCTCAAATTTATGTGCGAGTTTGTATACAACAAGTCTCAGAGAATCACCTTCCCCAAGTCTTCCCCCAACGGAATACTCCTCTTCAAAGTGGTATCGAACATCCTCATTATAATTTCAAATAATTTGctgcagaaggagaagtttATGGACCTATACAAGGAGaagtacaaaattatttccctCCTTTTGAATATGTTTAATAATTGCCTAAATGGagattttgtaaattttgcaatttttgatCTGTACAATGATGATATACTGAACAACTCTCTCAACTTGGCTCTGAATATGTGTTTGGTCATCCCCACGAATGACTTACTCTCCTACATCAAGCATTTAAAGCCATACTTTTCCTTTCTCGATTTAGTTacgaaaaattttttccagcgTATTTTGAACCTTGAATTTCAGCTCATTGCTGATATTATTCACAACGTTAAGGAGGGCCTCTGCTCCTTTGACTACACCGTGTCCATGACTTGCTGCTCCATCCTGGACAACATCGTCACGTACATTTTTACCAACCGGAAGAGCTCCAACGAGCAGGGCCAG ATAATAAAGAACTTCTTGGAAAGCCAGCCGCAAGCCCTCAAGGAAGTGCTCAACCTGATGTTCCACTTGATACTGGGAG GCGATTTTGGCAGCACCTGGAGCATGTCACAGCCGCTGTTGGGTCTAATATTGCTCGACGCGCAGGGGTACTTCAAAATACAGGAGCAACTCATTTCGCAGCAGAgcgaggagaagaagcagaa GCTGAGGCACAGCTTTTGCAAATTAATGGACCACATTGAGTCGAATTTGGCTCCGAACAACCGG GAAAACTTTACGAGAAACCTGTACACCTTTGCCCAAGAAATTAGGAACATCTTAATTTAG